The Aphis gossypii isolate Hap1 chromosome 3, ASM2018417v2, whole genome shotgun sequence genome includes a region encoding these proteins:
- the LOC114126155 gene encoding GAS2-like protein pickled eggs, translating into MALLVESRSFRPFKSSEEYLYAMKEDLAEWLNGLYPELYINVNNFMDRLDTGVALCKHSNCVRNYAEEHVNRRQAAGKSNISGIATIVLQLPPVRYLPGAKGGTFFARDNVSNFINWCRNGLGVFECLLFETDDLIMRKNEKHVILCLLEVARRGARVGVPAPMLVQMERQIDREIAADKKYAQFSQGTDFNDGDDTDLSDGEDLTEYAPLPQIVTNDLKSLDEMVRDLVERCKCPTQFPMIRVSEGKYRIGDTKVLIFVRILRSHVMVRVGGGWDTLSHYLDKHDPCRCKTAHRAPVSAKLTGVRSGGPTLELSHAQVHYERSPPRTRRSSTSSTGSSGNGGYSGGLSLTSGGLATAKRASRRRSRSPSPRPTAKLSAPVDAGRRSRSPTPRRAADHLTVANAAGRSRSVTPSGRRARRSASPSSGAVNGGGDRLLHVPCNGQRQPNDRSRSPSAARQRSGVDDTPTPKISLNFTSELAAELGDRLQRSSRESSVDIQPDTGKTDCGRNNGDDGDDDDDDDDNVTVDTSSTCRVSDNFRGTGQYHVLNPTPVTAIGERRHSTVREEESVVDTTPFSRVSDSLRVAAYDCPPAAAGRKKSQTARGDAAKKSEPVGTDSGSEVSDEGYRSLGVVASPPFNSNVKNVQKSNGTPPVTRVTRPPRSRSAGGKETPSPQQSPFRRNRSTTQSSRQQQQQQHPSPAFGRSQTPTPSRRSPAPYADGSAAGQPQPPFSSSSPATPLLGRNNTWNAAGGRHWSSKQRPQLSADTFCQQVADIINRYAVMSPSPRKDSKPDSPIVTRIPAPVQRT; encoded by the exons atGGCATTATTAGTGGAATCACGGTCGTTTCGGCCGTTCAAGTCCAGTGAAGAATATCTTTACGCCATGAAAGAGGATTTAGCTGAATGGCTGAATGGTTTATATCCTGAGCTCTACATAAACGTAAATAATTTCATGGATAGACTTGATACCGGCGTGGCTTTGTGCAAg cattcAAACTGTGTAAGAAACTATGCAGAGGAACATGTGAATCGAAGACAAGCAGCTGGGAAATCTAATATTAGCGGCATTGCGACCATAGTTCTTCAATTACCACCCGTACGATACTTACCCGGCGCTAAAGGTGGGACATTTTTTGCTAGAGACAATGTTTCCAATTTCATCAATTGGTGCAGAAATGGACTTGGTGTGTTTGAATGTCTGTTGTTTGAAACCGATGATCTTATAATGcgaaaaaacgaaaaacatgTGATCTTATGTTTGTTAGAG GTCGCTAGACGTGGTGCTAGAGTTGGTGTGCCAGCTCCGATGTTAGTACAAATGGAAAGACAGATTGATCGAGAAATCGCAGCAGATAAAAAGTATGCTCAATTTTCACAAGGAACTGATTTTAATGACGGAGATGATACTGATTTGAGCGACGGCGAAGACCTAACTGAATATGCGCCATTGCCTCAAATTGTGACTAATGATTTGAAAAGCTTAGACGaaatg gtACGGGATCTTGTGGAGAGGTGCAAGTGTCCGACCCAGTTCCCGATGATTAGAGTGTCCGAAGGAAAATACCGTATCGGCGATACTAAAGTCTTGATATTTGTCAGG ATACTGAGGAGTCACGTTATGGTTAGAGTGGGCGGTGGTTGGGACACACTGTCTCATTACTTGGACAAACACGACCCATGCCGATGCAAAACTG cTCATCGAGCGCCGGTATCTGCGAAACTGACGGGTGTCAGAAGCGGCGGGCCCACGTTGGAATTATCGCACGCCCAAGTACACTATGAAAG ATCACCGCCGAGAACACGACGTTCGTCCACGTCCAGCACGGGTAGCAGTGGTAACGGCGGTTACTCCGGCGGCTTGAGCCTGACGTCCGGTGGACTGGCCACGGCCAAGCGGGCGAGCCGCCGCCGAAGTCGATCGCCGTCGCCGCGGCCGACCGCCAAGCTTAGTGCGCCAGTGGACGCGGGCCGCCGGAGCAGGAGCCCCACTCCCCGGCGGGCCGCCGACCACTTGACGGTGGCCAACGCGGCCGGCAGGTCCAGGTCAGTGACGCCCAGCGGGAGACGTGCGCGGCGGTCGGCGTCGCCTTCGTCCGGAGCGGTTAACGGTGGCGGCGACCGTCTGCTGCACGTGCCCTGCAACGGACAGCGACAGCCCAACGACCGAAGCCGTTCGCCGTCGGCGGCGCGGCAGCGAAGCGGTGTGGACGACACGCCGACGCCGAAGATTTCGTTGAACTTCACGTCGGAACTAGCCGCCGAGTTGGGCGACCGTCTGCAGCGATCGTCCAGAGAGTCGTCCGTGGACATACAGCCCGACACCGGAAAAACGGACTGCGGCCGGAACAACGGCGACGATggtgacgacgacgatgacgacgacgacaacgtgACCGTGGACACTTCGTCCACGTGTCGGGTGTCGGACAACTTCCGAGGCACCGGACAGTATCACGTTCTCAACCCCACGCCCGTGACGGCCATCGGCGAGAGGCGGCACTCGACCGTCAGAGAGGAAGAGTCCGTAGTGGACACGACGCCGTTCAGTCGCGTGTCGGACAGTTTGAGAGTGGCCGCGTACGATTGTCCGCCCGCGGCTGCCGGTCGGAAAAAGTCTCAAACAGCCCGTGGGGACGCCGCGAAGAAGTCGGAACCGGTGGGCACGGATAGCGGTTCGGAAGTATCGGACGAGGGTTACAGGAGTCTAGGTGTGGTGGCCTCACCGCCATTCAACTCTAACGTGAAAAACGTGCAAAAATCTAATG GCACGCCACCGGTAACGCGAGTGACGCGGCCGCCCCGCAGTCGTTCGGCTGGCGGAAAAGAGACGCCCAGCCCGCAACAGTCGCCGTTCCGCCGGAACCGTTCCACCACCCAGTCGTCGagacagcagcagcagcagcagcatcCTTCACCGGCGTTCGGCCGGTCGCAGACACCGACGCCGAGCCGCAGGTCACCCGCACCGTACGCGGACGGTTCTGCAGCAGGACAACCCCAACCGCCtttttcgtcgtcgtcgccggcCACCCCGTTGCTGGGCCGGAACAACACGTGGAACGCGGCCGGTGGCCGGCACTGGTCGTCTAAACAACGACCGCAATTGTCGGCCGACACGTTTTGCCAACAGGTTGCTGACATTATCAACCGGTACGCAGTGATGTCGCCAAGTCCCCGAAAAGACTCGAAACCCGATTCGCCGATCGTCACTCGGATTCCGGCGCCCGTCCAAAGGACTTGA